One Lactobacillus sp. ESL0785 DNA window includes the following coding sequences:
- a CDS encoding calcium-translocating P-type ATPase, PMCA-type, whose protein sequence is MAQDYYAQTNQELTQELDTSLVSGLTTKQVEQLQDEYGPNSLAGKKKVSLWQRFLAQFKDLMIIVLIIAALLSGLVAQEWTDAAIIMIVVLLNAGLGVFQEARSEEAINALKKMATPNAHVKRAGQVVEIPSTELVPGDVVLLEAGDVVPADLRLTTVNSLKVEESALTGESIPVDKIATPLAAKKVALADQDNMAFANTNVTYGRGEGVVTQIGMRTEVGKIAALLNNTDETDTPLKQNLNQLGKTLTIMILVICAVVFAVGFFTKQGTEPTDKLAIDMFLVAVSLAVAAIPEGLPAIVTIILALGTQVMAQHKSIVRKLPAVETLGATDVICSDKTGTLTQNKMTVEQLYYDGQQHQARQLMPADNPALLAMLLANDTKIANHQQLLGDPTETALVQFALEQKINVQQLLQEHQRVQEVPFDSERKLMSTVNKFDAHFLVAVKGAPDQLLQRVTKIEQNGQIVPISASQKEQILAVNQEMAQKALRVLGLAYKNVDQIYTEPTSANVEQDLVFAGLVGMIDPERPEAKAAIAQARQAGIRTVMITGDFQVTAQAIAERLGILEPGQEQQVLTGAEFDELSDQYLAEHVADYSVYARVSPEHKVRIVKAWQAQGKIVAMTGDGVNDAPSLKQADIGIGMGITGTEVSKGASDMILADDNFATIVEAVKQGRKVFSNIQKAILYLMSCNVGEVLTVFMMTMLGWDILAPVQLLWINLVTDTLPAIALGLEPVEKGIMQRRPRGKKSNFFSGGVASSIIYQGILEGILVLITYQLGLNFGPHVGNSQLQHGDALTMAFLTLGLIQLFHAVNSKYIHQSIFTKQTFANKWFNWAILVSALVMASVELPFMTKFFDVTELNGRQWSIVLLAGISMIVIVEIVKLAQRKLGKN, encoded by the coding sequence ATGGCGCAAGATTATTATGCACAAACTAACCAAGAATTGACGCAAGAGTTGGACACGTCTTTGGTTTCTGGCCTGACAACCAAGCAAGTTGAGCAATTGCAAGATGAATATGGCCCGAATAGTTTGGCAGGTAAAAAGAAGGTTAGTCTTTGGCAACGCTTTTTAGCACAATTTAAAGATTTGATGATTATTGTCTTAATTATTGCAGCGTTACTATCTGGTTTGGTTGCGCAAGAATGGACTGATGCTGCGATTATTATGATTGTGGTTTTATTAAATGCTGGCTTAGGCGTTTTCCAAGAAGCCCGTTCGGAAGAGGCAATTAATGCTTTGAAAAAAATGGCGACACCGAATGCCCATGTTAAACGAGCTGGTCAAGTTGTGGAAATTCCTAGTACTGAATTAGTACCAGGAGATGTGGTGCTGTTAGAAGCCGGCGATGTAGTGCCAGCAGATTTAAGATTAACTACGGTTAATAGTCTAAAAGTGGAAGAGTCGGCTTTAACAGGTGAATCGATTCCTGTTGATAAAATAGCAACTCCTTTAGCAGCAAAAAAAGTTGCTTTGGCTGATCAAGATAACATGGCTTTTGCTAATACTAACGTTACTTATGGTCGCGGTGAAGGTGTAGTTACCCAAATCGGGATGCGGACAGAAGTAGGTAAAATTGCGGCTTTACTCAATAATACTGATGAGACAGACACACCATTAAAACAAAATTTGAACCAGTTGGGTAAAACCTTGACGATCATGATTTTAGTGATTTGTGCCGTTGTTTTTGCTGTCGGCTTTTTTACTAAACAAGGAACTGAGCCGACTGATAAATTAGCGATTGATATGTTCTTAGTGGCGGTTTCGTTAGCGGTAGCGGCAATTCCAGAAGGATTGCCAGCTATTGTCACGATTATCTTAGCCTTGGGAACGCAAGTAATGGCCCAACATAAGTCGATTGTGCGTAAGTTGCCAGCTGTTGAAACCTTAGGGGCAACTGATGTTATTTGTTCAGATAAGACGGGTACGCTGACGCAAAACAAAATGACCGTAGAGCAGTTATATTATGATGGCCAGCAGCACCAAGCCCGCCAGCTGATGCCAGCTGATAACCCGGCTTTACTTGCAATGCTTTTGGCAAATGATACGAAAATTGCCAATCACCAGCAGCTTTTGGGCGATCCCACCGAAACGGCATTAGTGCAGTTTGCATTGGAGCAAAAAATTAATGTGCAGCAACTTTTGCAAGAACATCAACGTGTTCAAGAAGTACCATTTGATTCTGAACGCAAATTAATGAGTACGGTAAATAAGTTTGACGCACATTTTTTAGTAGCAGTTAAGGGTGCACCTGACCAATTATTGCAGCGAGTAACCAAAATTGAGCAAAATGGGCAAATTGTACCAATTTCTGCTAGCCAAAAAGAGCAAATCTTAGCAGTTAATCAGGAAATGGCACAAAAAGCATTGCGCGTCTTAGGACTAGCATATAAAAATGTTGATCAAATTTATACTGAACCGACAAGTGCAAATGTTGAACAAGATCTGGTTTTTGCTGGTTTAGTTGGGATGATAGATCCTGAAAGGCCTGAAGCTAAAGCCGCAATTGCACAGGCGCGCCAAGCAGGGATTAGAACGGTAATGATTACCGGTGACTTTCAAGTAACTGCACAGGCAATTGCCGAGCGATTAGGAATTTTAGAGCCGGGACAAGAGCAACAAGTCTTGACTGGTGCTGAATTTGATGAATTGAGTGATCAATATTTAGCTGAACATGTTGCAGATTATAGTGTTTACGCCCGCGTTTCACCTGAGCATAAGGTGCGAATTGTTAAAGCATGGCAGGCTCAAGGCAAAATTGTGGCCATGACGGGTGATGGGGTTAATGACGCCCCAAGCTTGAAGCAAGCGGATATTGGCATTGGTATGGGAATTACAGGAACAGAAGTTTCTAAGGGTGCCAGTGATATGATCTTAGCTGATGATAATTTTGCAACGATTGTGGAAGCAGTTAAACAAGGACGTAAGGTCTTTAGTAATATTCAAAAAGCCATTTTATATTTGATGAGTTGTAATGTCGGTGAAGTTTTAACGGTCTTCATGATGACCATGTTAGGTTGGGATATTTTGGCACCTGTGCAATTATTGTGGATTAATTTAGTTACTGACACTTTGCCAGCAATTGCACTAGGCCTTGAACCCGTGGAAAAAGGTATTATGCAACGGCGTCCGCGGGGTAAAAAGTCTAATTTCTTTAGTGGCGGGGTTGCCAGCTCAATTATTTATCAAGGCATATTAGAAGGAATTTTGGTATTAATAACTTATCAATTGGGGCTTAATTTTGGCCCGCATGTTGGCAATAGTCAATTGCAGCACGGAGATGCGCTAACAATGGCCTTCTTAACTCTAGGATTAATTCAACTGTTCCATGCGGTTAACTCAAAGTACATTCACCAATCAATCTTTACTAAGCAGACGTTTGCTAATAAATGGTTTAACTGGGCAATCTTGGTTTCAGCATTAGTGATGGCGTCGGTCGAATTACCGTTCATGACGAAATTCTTTGATGTAACTGAATTAAATGGTCGGCAATGGTCGATTGTGCTTTTAGCCGGAATTAGTATGATTGTCATTGTAGAAATTGTGAAGTTGGCCCAGAGAAAATTGGGGAAAAATTAG
- a CDS encoding GAF domain-containing protein, protein MNKQENYQLLLKQASSLLACEHDLIANMSNISALLFSGLPNVSYAGFYRYQDGELILGPFQGPVACMHIQLGKGVCGTAAKLRQTQIVPNVHQFAGHIACDATTNSEIVVPLIKNDKLIAVLDLDSNDFATFDEVDAEFLSKIAELILS, encoded by the coding sequence ATGAATAAACAAGAGAATTATCAATTGTTGCTCAAGCAGGCCAGTAGCTTACTTGCATGCGAACACGACCTGATTGCCAACATGAGTAACATTAGTGCACTATTATTCAGTGGTCTACCCAACGTTAGTTACGCCGGCTTTTACCGCTATCAAGATGGTGAATTAATTTTAGGACCATTCCAAGGACCCGTCGCCTGCATGCATATTCAACTTGGTAAGGGCGTTTGTGGCACAGCCGCTAAACTCAGGCAAACGCAAATTGTCCCAAACGTTCATCAATTTGCAGGTCATATTGCCTGTGATGCCACAACTAATTCCGAGATTGTCGTGCCACTAATTAAAAATGACAAATTAATTGCTGTCTTGGATTTAGACAGCAATGATTTCGCAACTTTTGACGAAGTTGACGCAGAATTTTTAAGTAAAATTGCAGAGTTAATTTTAAGCTAA